The Mycolicibacterium hassiacum DSM 44199 genome includes a window with the following:
- a CDS encoding aldehyde dehydrogenase — translation MTQTTETLAEFSLVIGGEQTTAASGATYDSVDPYTGKPWARVPDADATDVDRAVAAARAALQGEWGQMTPTARGKLIHRLGEIVAREAEYLADLEVRDGGKLLREMVGQMRSLPDYYFYYAGLADKLQGEVIPTDKPNYFVYTRHEPVGVVGAITPWNSPLLLLTWKLAAGLAAGCTFVVKPSDHTPASTLAFAKLFSEAGFPPGVINVVTGWGPATGAALASHPGVDKIAFTGSTATGIEVGKAAIANMTRFTLELGGKSAQVVFEDADLDAAANGVIAGVFAATGQTCLAGSRLLVHESVADALVEKIVARAATIKLGDPKDPATEMGPLSNEPQYQKVLSHFACAREQGATVAYGGEPDERLGGYFVKPTVLTGVDPSMRAVAEEIFGPVLAVMTFRDEDEAVDAANATEFGLAGSVWTKDVHRAHRVAAKLRAGTVWVNAYRVVGPHVPFGGMGFSGIGRENGIDAVKDFTETKAVWVELSGATRDPFTLG, via the coding sequence ATGACACAGACGACCGAGACGCTGGCCGAGTTCAGCCTGGTGATCGGCGGCGAGCAGACGACCGCTGCGTCCGGTGCCACCTACGACAGCGTCGACCCGTACACCGGCAAGCCCTGGGCCCGTGTCCCCGACGCGGACGCCACCGACGTCGACCGTGCGGTGGCGGCGGCCCGTGCGGCCCTGCAGGGGGAATGGGGCCAGATGACCCCGACGGCACGCGGCAAGCTGATCCACCGACTCGGCGAGATCGTCGCGCGCGAGGCGGAGTATCTCGCCGATCTCGAGGTACGCGACGGTGGAAAGCTGCTGCGCGAGATGGTGGGTCAGATGCGCTCGCTGCCTGACTACTACTTCTACTACGCCGGTCTCGCCGACAAGTTGCAGGGCGAGGTGATCCCTACCGACAAGCCGAACTACTTCGTCTACACCCGGCACGAGCCGGTGGGTGTCGTCGGCGCGATCACCCCGTGGAACTCGCCGCTACTGCTGTTGACCTGGAAACTGGCGGCGGGTCTGGCCGCCGGCTGCACGTTCGTGGTCAAGCCCAGCGACCACACCCCCGCATCGACACTGGCGTTTGCAAAGCTGTTCTCCGAAGCGGGTTTTCCGCCCGGCGTCATCAACGTCGTGACCGGATGGGGACCGGCCACCGGTGCGGCGCTCGCGTCCCATCCGGGTGTCGACAAGATCGCGTTCACCGGGTCGACAGCCACCGGCATCGAGGTGGGCAAGGCCGCGATCGCGAACATGACCCGGTTCACGCTTGAGCTCGGCGGCAAGTCCGCCCAGGTCGTCTTCGAGGACGCCGATCTCGACGCCGCGGCCAACGGCGTGATCGCGGGTGTGTTCGCGGCAACGGGACAGACCTGCCTGGCCGGCTCGCGACTCCTGGTGCACGAGAGCGTCGCCGACGCGCTGGTCGAGAAGATCGTCGCCCGGGCGGCCACGATCAAACTCGGCGACCCGAAGGACCCCGCCACCGAGATGGGTCCGCTGTCCAACGAGCCGCAGTACCAGAAGGTGTTGTCGCACTTCGCGTGCGCACGCGAACAGGGCGCGACGGTCGCGTACGGCGGTGAACCCGACGAACGCCTCGGCGGTTACTTCGTCAAGCCGACGGTGCTGACCGGGGTCGACCCGTCGATGCGCGCGGTGGCCGAGGAGATCTTCGGCCCGGTTCTCGCGGTGATGACCTTCCGGGACGAGGATGAGGCCGTCGACGCGGCCAACGCCACCGAGTTCGGTCTTGCCGGGTCGGTGTGGACCAAGGACGTGCATCGGGCGCACCGGGTGGCCGCCAAGCTGCGGGCGGGCACGGTCTGGGTCAACGCATACCGGGTTGTGGGTCCCCATGTTCCGTTCGGCGGCATGGGGTTCAGCGGTATCGGCCGGGAGAACGGCATCGACGCGGTGAAGGACTTCACCGAGACCAAGGCCGTGTGGGTGGAGTTGTCCGGAGCGACGCGCGACCCGTTCACGCTCGGTTGA
- a CDS encoding LLM class F420-dependent oxidoreductase produces MRFNLMFPMRAVKHWETWREGATLAEVARVVEQAGFDGFSMSEHPYPDKGWLATGGHHAFDPMVSLSFAAAATTRLRVMTCILVSGYRNPYLTAKAAASLDVLSGGRFTLGTGVGYLKSEFEALGADFTRRGTLLDEAITAWKATWRGEEHRGPAFGVSGHVALPLPVTPGGPPIWIGGNGAAAQRRVVEVADGWMPMAASGEMAAITRSQPLEDIDTLAEWIAAVNKRRADLGRGPADVSFVPFESGSLRSGDCAAFCAAVRPRLDPYAEAGVTWITVEPASRSFSDFRTDVERIASQLIQR; encoded by the coding sequence ATGCGATTCAACCTGATGTTCCCGATGCGAGCGGTCAAGCATTGGGAGACATGGCGAGAGGGCGCCACCCTCGCCGAGGTGGCGCGCGTCGTGGAGCAGGCGGGATTCGACGGGTTCTCCATGTCCGAGCACCCCTACCCCGACAAGGGATGGCTGGCCACCGGCGGCCACCACGCCTTCGACCCGATGGTGTCGCTGAGCTTCGCGGCGGCGGCGACGACCCGGCTGAGGGTGATGACCTGCATCCTGGTGTCCGGGTACCGCAACCCCTACCTGACGGCCAAGGCTGCCGCGAGCCTGGATGTCCTGTCCGGCGGACGCTTCACGCTCGGCACCGGCGTGGGCTATCTCAAGAGCGAATTCGAGGCGCTGGGAGCCGATTTCACGCGGCGGGGCACGCTTCTGGACGAGGCGATCACCGCCTGGAAGGCCACGTGGAGGGGTGAGGAGCACCGCGGGCCGGCGTTCGGGGTCAGCGGCCACGTCGCCCTTCCGCTGCCGGTGACACCGGGCGGGCCGCCGATCTGGATCGGCGGCAACGGCGCTGCGGCGCAACGGCGGGTGGTCGAGGTGGCCGACGGCTGGATGCCGATGGCCGCGTCAGGTGAGATGGCCGCCATCACACGGTCGCAGCCCTTGGAGGACATCGACACGCTCGCCGAGTGGATCGCTGCCGTCAACAAGCGCCGGGCTGACCTCGGGCGTGGCCCCGCCGACGTCTCGTTCGTGCCGTTCGAATCCGGCTCGCTGCGCAGTGGCGACTGCGCGGCGTTCTGCGCCGCGGTGCGCCCCCGGCTCGACCCCTACGCCGAGGCCGGCGTCACCTGGATCACCGTCGAGCCCGCCAGTCGCAGCTTCAGCGACTTCCGCACCGACGTCGAACGCATCGCGTCACAACTCATCCAGCGCTGA
- a CDS encoding alpha/beta fold hydrolase encodes MALPALVLVHGGEHAADCWDLLIAELGRQDPELQTLAVDLPGRGRTPGDLATATVDQWVHSVVGDIEAAGLGDIVIVGHSMAGVTVPGVVAELGARRVREMVLVSAFVPPQGQAIVDTLGGPLAWFARRAARTGKPTKVPRLAARYAFCNGMTPQQRQFALSRLYPESARIPAEPVDRSALPACVPRTWILTTRDRALSVKSQQASIAALGGVTQVIPIDACHDVMISHPGHLARLLAERCRAHTN; translated from the coding sequence GTGGCACTACCCGCTCTGGTCCTGGTACACGGCGGCGAACACGCCGCCGACTGCTGGGACCTTCTGATCGCGGAGTTGGGCCGCCAGGACCCTGAATTACAGACGCTGGCAGTGGATCTGCCGGGTCGTGGCCGCACCCCCGGTGACCTCGCCACGGCCACTGTCGACCAGTGGGTACACTCGGTCGTCGGCGACATCGAAGCCGCGGGCCTCGGTGACATCGTGATCGTCGGCCATTCGATGGCGGGGGTGACCGTACCGGGTGTCGTTGCCGAACTCGGTGCCCGGCGAGTGCGCGAGATGGTGCTGGTCTCGGCCTTCGTACCGCCGCAAGGACAGGCGATCGTGGACACGCTCGGGGGGCCGTTGGCATGGTTCGCCCGCCGCGCCGCTCGAACAGGCAAGCCCACGAAGGTGCCTCGCCTGGCCGCCCGATACGCGTTCTGCAACGGCATGACACCGCAGCAGCGGCAGTTCGCTTTGTCGCGGTTGTATCCGGAATCGGCCCGCATCCCGGCCGAACCCGTGGACCGCAGCGCGCTTCCCGCCTGCGTGCCACGCACCTGGATACTGACCACCCGCGACCGGGCGTTGTCGGTGAAGTCCCAGCAGGCCAGCATCGCGGCGCTCGGAGGAGTCACCCAGGTCATCCCCATCGACGCGTGTCACGACGTGATGATCAGTCACCCAGGACATTTGGCACGGCTGCTCGCCGAGCGCTGCCGAGCTCACACCAACTGA
- a CDS encoding cupin domain-containing protein, whose amino-acid sequence MRRVVIGTTEDGKSAVISDRAPETVLHVPPDEPPSVLTDGWSGAELRRGETVVHHLWAFDAIPTPPSVGATASTDVAFDAPAGGTKWIITEMGPDVEAPLHKTATVDYGVIVAGSVRLGLETGSVDLTAGDVVLVGGAQHSWHAGPNGCVIATVLVGLPDEYEAENVPAQVDDHPAR is encoded by the coding sequence ATGCGCAGAGTGGTCATCGGAACGACCGAAGACGGCAAGTCAGCTGTGATTTCGGATAGGGCACCCGAAACAGTTCTTCATGTGCCGCCGGATGAACCGCCCTCCGTGCTGACCGACGGATGGAGCGGCGCAGAACTGCGTCGTGGCGAGACCGTCGTCCACCACCTGTGGGCCTTCGACGCAATCCCGACGCCGCCGAGCGTCGGCGCCACCGCATCCACTGACGTGGCATTCGACGCTCCGGCCGGCGGCACCAAGTGGATCATCACCGAGATGGGCCCCGATGTCGAAGCGCCGCTGCACAAGACCGCCACCGTCGACTACGGCGTCATTGTCGCCGGCTCGGTCCGCCTCGGCCTGGAGACAGGCTCGGTCGACCTGACAGCGGGCGATGTGGTCCTGGTCGGTGGGGCCCAGCATTCGTGGCACGCGGGGCCGAACGGGTGCGTGATAGCGACCGTTCTGGTCGGCCTCCCGGACGAGTACGAGGCCGAGAACGTCCCCGCGCAGGTTGACGACCATCCTGCGCGGTGA
- a CDS encoding nuclear transport factor 2 family protein — MADRAEVEEAFRHYYLTGPVYEDWDAWGKLFTDDAKYFDHYYGTFTGPDEITRFLEGTMGASPMVYSVLEWYVIDRHRVVYRCHNRADNPEPGQPPIDFPSTQIVDYAGDGKWGREEDIYVVGEMKVFAQRYRAAAEAYPQTLEEKLSRKDWGTWVDWARPEPGHQARPSWYGKPGFTPIRSLRDIDFGVRSH; from the coding sequence ATGGCTGATCGCGCCGAGGTCGAAGAGGCATTCCGCCACTACTACCTGACCGGTCCGGTGTATGAGGACTGGGACGCATGGGGCAAGCTCTTCACCGACGACGCAAAGTATTTCGACCACTACTACGGCACGTTCACCGGGCCGGACGAGATCACGCGGTTTCTCGAAGGCACGATGGGTGCCTCGCCGATGGTCTACTCGGTGTTGGAGTGGTACGTGATCGACCGACACCGAGTGGTCTACCGGTGCCACAACCGCGCCGACAACCCGGAACCCGGGCAACCGCCCATCGACTTCCCGTCCACCCAGATCGTCGATTACGCCGGCGACGGGAAGTGGGGTCGCGAAGAGGACATCTACGTGGTGGGGGAGATGAAGGTGTTCGCACAGCGATACCGCGCTGCCGCGGAGGCCTACCCGCAGACCCTCGAGGAGAAGCTGAGCCGCAAGGACTGGGGCACCTGGGTGGACTGGGCGCGCCCGGAGCCCGGACACCAGGCCCGGCCATCGTGGTACGGCAAGCCCGGATTCACGCCGATCCGCAGTCTACGGGACATCGATTTCGGGGTCCGGTCGCACTGA
- a CDS encoding CaiB/BaiF CoA transferase family protein: MYILSETGYGVRVVPTAALTGYRVVELGGMGPGPHAATVLADLGADVVRVQRPRKTTAPPGTEYRGRQIVEANLKDPADVAAVRRLIDRADVLIEGFRPGVAERLGLGPDDCCATNPGLVYLRVTGWGQTGPRANEAGHDINYISITGVLNAIGPADRPPVPPLNLVGDYGGGSMTAVVGVLAALIERHSSGRGQVIDAAMVDGVAQLTHAMWSMRANNRWSDERGVNTFDGSAPFYRCYECADGRYVAVGALEPEFFAELLSVLGIEPEDVGPQRDVSGWPRMHKLFADKFAQRTRDEWAATFAGTDACVTPVLSMAEAVTDPQLKARNVLVEADGRIQPAPAPRFSRTPQPEPRPNRNVVSLETLWQD, encoded by the coding sequence ATGTACATACTGTCAGAAACTGGCTACGGTGTGCGTGTGGTACCGACAGCCGCCCTGACGGGCTACCGTGTGGTCGAACTCGGTGGGATGGGACCCGGTCCGCATGCCGCGACGGTGCTGGCCGACCTCGGCGCCGACGTTGTACGGGTCCAGCGTCCCCGCAAGACGACGGCACCGCCGGGCACGGAATATCGAGGCCGTCAAATAGTCGAGGCGAATCTGAAGGACCCCGCTGACGTTGCGGCTGTCCGACGCCTCATCGACCGCGCCGACGTCCTGATCGAAGGATTCCGGCCCGGCGTCGCCGAGCGCCTCGGTCTGGGGCCTGACGACTGTTGTGCCACCAACCCGGGTCTGGTGTATCTGCGCGTCACCGGCTGGGGACAGACCGGCCCACGCGCGAATGAGGCGGGGCACGACATCAACTACATCTCGATCACGGGAGTGCTCAACGCAATCGGACCGGCGGACCGGCCCCCGGTGCCACCGCTGAACCTCGTCGGCGACTACGGCGGCGGCTCGATGACGGCGGTGGTCGGGGTGTTGGCCGCACTCATCGAGCGGCACTCGTCCGGTCGGGGGCAGGTGATCGACGCGGCGATGGTCGACGGTGTCGCTCAACTCACCCACGCCATGTGGTCGATGCGGGCGAACAACCGGTGGTCCGACGAACGCGGCGTCAACACATTCGACGGCTCGGCTCCGTTCTACCGCTGCTACGAGTGCGCCGACGGCCGGTATGTCGCCGTAGGCGCACTGGAACCGGAGTTCTTCGCTGAACTGTTGTCGGTGTTGGGAATCGAGCCCGAGGACGTCGGTCCGCAGCGGGACGTGTCGGGGTGGCCGCGGATGCACAAGCTGTTCGCCGACAAGTTCGCCCAGCGGACGCGCGACGAGTGGGCGGCGACGTTCGCCGGCACCGACGCGTGTGTAACCCCCGTGCTGTCGATGGCCGAGGCGGTCACCGACCCGCAGCTGAAGGCCCGGAATGTCCTCGTCGAGGCCGACGGCAGAATCCAGCCCGCGCCCGCTCCGCGGTTCAGCCGCACCCCGCAACCGGAGCCGCGGCCGAACCGAAACGTCGTTTCACTCGAAACCCTCTGGCAGGACTGA
- a CDS encoding CaiB/BaiF CoA transferase family protein: MRQDSGGTAPLAGITVVGLEQAVAAPYATRQLADLGARVIKIERLDGGDFARGYDRSVHGQSSYFVWLNRGKESLALDVKQPEGQQILRQLVADADVFVQNLGPGATARMGLDATTLAELHPRLIVCDITGYGQTGPWSDRKAYDLLVQAEAGLLSVTGIGDEPARTGVSIADIAAGMFAYSGILTALYVRATTGRARPVSVSLFEALAEWVSQPAYYAHFSGVRPPRTGARHATIAPYGPFLTGDGETVLLAVQNDREWRRFCRDVVNMPEMADDPRFATNPDRVAHRDDLETAISAVLATMTTAETTRRLDAAGVAYGRMTDATGLFSHPVLTGRDRLRQVSAAGARIDALLPPVTLGGVDPALGDVPGLGAHGPAILRELGYDDDAIDTLSRTGIVLTSTSE; this comes from the coding sequence GTGCGGCAAGACAGCGGTGGCACCGCTCCCCTGGCCGGTATCACGGTGGTGGGCCTGGAACAGGCCGTCGCCGCCCCATACGCGACGCGACAGCTCGCCGACCTCGGAGCCCGAGTGATCAAGATCGAGCGCCTCGACGGGGGCGACTTCGCGCGGGGTTACGACCGTAGCGTCCACGGTCAGTCGAGCTATTTCGTGTGGCTCAACCGGGGCAAGGAGTCGCTGGCCCTCGACGTGAAACAGCCCGAAGGCCAGCAGATTCTGCGTCAGCTGGTTGCCGACGCGGATGTGTTCGTGCAGAACCTGGGCCCGGGCGCCACCGCGCGCATGGGATTGGACGCCACGACGCTGGCCGAGCTGCACCCGCGGTTGATCGTCTGCGACATCACCGGCTACGGCCAGACGGGACCGTGGTCCGACCGCAAGGCCTACGATCTCCTGGTGCAGGCGGAGGCCGGCCTGCTCTCGGTCACCGGGATCGGCGATGAGCCGGCGCGTACGGGCGTGTCGATCGCCGACATCGCCGCGGGGATGTTCGCGTACTCGGGCATTCTCACCGCGTTGTATGTGCGCGCCACCACCGGGCGAGCGAGGCCGGTATCGGTCTCGTTGTTCGAGGCCCTCGCCGAATGGGTGAGCCAGCCCGCCTACTACGCGCACTTCAGCGGTGTTCGACCGCCGCGCACGGGTGCCCGGCACGCGACCATCGCGCCGTACGGCCCGTTCCTCACCGGCGACGGGGAGACAGTGCTGCTGGCTGTGCAGAACGACCGCGAGTGGCGTCGATTCTGCCGAGACGTGGTGAACATGCCGGAGATGGCCGACGATCCGCGCTTCGCGACCAATCCCGACCGGGTCGCGCATCGCGATGACCTCGAAACCGCCATCAGCGCCGTGCTGGCGACCATGACCACCGCGGAGACGACACGACGACTGGACGCCGCCGGTGTCGCGTACGGCCGGATGACCGACGCCACTGGACTCTTCTCGCATCCGGTGCTGACCGGCCGGGACCGGCTCCGGCAGGTATCCGCGGCCGGCGCACGCATCGACGCGTTACTGCCCCCGGTCACACTCGGCGGCGTCGACCCCGCGCTCGGCGACGTCCCCGGCCTGGGCGCCCACGGCCCGGCAATCCTGCGGGAGCTGGGCTACGACGACGACGCCATCGACACACTGTCACGGACAGGCATAGTTCTGACGAGTACGTCGGAATGA
- a CDS encoding flavin reductase family protein, whose product MSIDVAAANAVLAGLRPFPVAVTSVDGDFVNGLMSLSAGAASIVPELPRATVSLTKYNRTHDMLVNSGVFAMHMLSAGEDEIDKSLEILMTLGGSSGRDGDKISKLRTKRGVTGAPILLDAHSYVECRITGSLDNEENTIFVGDVVAAEVFSSAKRLQIGPAWAKLPPEWIERYEANHEPQLQHARDLRAAAARQS is encoded by the coding sequence ATGAGCATCGATGTAGCCGCGGCCAACGCCGTGCTGGCCGGCCTGCGGCCGTTTCCTGTCGCGGTCACCAGTGTCGACGGCGACTTCGTCAACGGGCTGATGTCCCTGTCCGCCGGGGCCGCGAGCATCGTGCCGGAGCTGCCGCGGGCCACCGTGAGCCTGACCAAGTACAACCGGACCCACGACATGCTGGTCAACTCCGGCGTTTTCGCCATGCACATGCTGTCGGCGGGCGAAGACGAGATCGACAAATCGCTGGAGATCCTGATGACGCTCGGGGGCAGTTCGGGCCGCGACGGTGACAAGATCTCCAAGCTTCGCACCAAGCGCGGCGTGACGGGTGCGCCGATCCTGCTGGACGCGCACAGCTATGTGGAGTGCCGGATCACGGGCTCCCTCGACAACGAGGAGAACACGATCTTCGTCGGAGATGTGGTCGCAGCAGAGGTGTTCAGCAGCGCCAAGCGGCTGCAGATCGGCCCGGCGTGGGCGAAGCTGCCGCCCGAATGGATCGAGCGGTACGAGGCCAATCACGAGCCACAACTGCAGCATGCGCGCGATCTGCGGGCGGCTGCGGCCCGTCAGTCATGA
- a CDS encoding acyl-CoA dehydrogenase family protein encodes MSTALGAWELPEELVLLRDTVRRFMAAHVHPLEDTLPHDSIGLPRDQLLELQAKAREVGLWALQTPEEFGGAGLSVLGQVVVAEEAAKCRMGAFFPALGAFGGNPPSVMFKASPEQFAKYAKPIIDGVMSKAYTAITEASGGSDPARAIQLRAVRDGDAYVLNGSKMWISHAPGADWGVVYARTGDGRNGISCFIVEKDTPGLTFSRIDVMASFAPYELHFDNVRIPADQLIGEEGQGFALASDFLVYGRITYGAGPIGIAQAALDMACQWARDRDVFGGRLADKQGIQWMLVDSEVELRAARLLVYQAAWNADLGRDVRVDASIAKLNATETAYRVLDRCMQIHGALGLSTELPLERWFRDLRVKRLGEGATEVQREVVARALLR; translated from the coding sequence ATGAGCACCGCCCTGGGCGCCTGGGAGCTACCCGAGGAGCTGGTGCTGCTCCGCGACACGGTGCGGCGATTCATGGCGGCTCACGTCCATCCGCTCGAGGACACGTTGCCGCACGACAGCATCGGACTGCCGCGTGACCAGCTCCTCGAACTGCAGGCCAAGGCGCGCGAAGTGGGCCTGTGGGCGTTACAGACTCCCGAGGAGTTCGGCGGCGCGGGACTGAGCGTGCTGGGTCAGGTCGTCGTCGCCGAAGAAGCCGCGAAATGCCGGATGGGTGCGTTCTTTCCGGCGCTGGGCGCCTTCGGCGGCAATCCGCCCAGCGTCATGTTCAAGGCCAGCCCCGAACAGTTCGCCAAGTACGCCAAGCCGATCATCGACGGCGTGATGAGCAAGGCCTACACCGCGATCACCGAGGCGTCGGGAGGCTCGGATCCGGCGCGGGCCATCCAGCTGCGGGCGGTACGCGACGGCGACGCCTATGTGCTCAACGGCTCGAAGATGTGGATCTCCCACGCCCCAGGCGCGGACTGGGGTGTGGTCTACGCGCGTACCGGCGACGGCCGCAACGGCATCTCGTGTTTCATCGTCGAAAAGGACACGCCGGGACTCACTTTCAGCCGGATCGACGTGATGGCCTCGTTCGCCCCCTACGAGCTGCACTTCGACAATGTCCGCATTCCCGCCGATCAGCTCATCGGAGAAGAGGGGCAGGGCTTCGCCCTGGCCAGCGACTTCCTGGTCTACGGCCGTATCACGTACGGGGCGGGCCCGATCGGCATCGCCCAGGCCGCCCTCGATATGGCCTGCCAATGGGCCAGGGACCGCGATGTCTTCGGCGGCAGACTGGCAGACAAGCAGGGGATCCAGTGGATGCTTGTCGACAGTGAAGTCGAATTGCGCGCCGCCCGGCTGCTGGTTTACCAGGCGGCCTGGAACGCCGACCTCGGCCGCGACGTCCGCGTCGACGCATCGATCGCCAAGCTCAACGCCACCGAAACCGCCTACCGGGTGCTGGACCGCTGCATGCAGATCCACGGCGCACTCGGCCTGTCCACCGAACTGCCGCTGGAACGCTGGTTCCGCGACCTGCGCGTCAAGAGGCTCGGCGAAGGCGCCACCGAGGTGCAGCGCGAAGTCGTCGCGCGAGCGTTGTTGCGGTAA